A portion of the Methylobacterium nodulans ORS 2060 genome contains these proteins:
- a CDS encoding FAD-dependent oxidoreductase yields the protein MKIGIVGAGLNGLAFALLLKRFGLKAEIFERGDGPRDAGSGIYLWPQGVQVLRFMIGDDRVLAAGQPIEYLDTHDRGGRLIHRQPVRLEGFEFPAPAVMFHRTRLFRLLREALDADAVAYNSACTGIEQDADGVTAHFADGRSRRFDLLVGADGVFSGVRGCIAPEAVATDTGVAACRGIVTFSDPALHGDRCQIFSYDGARVVTYPLDVRQGLRYWFYAYRHGGRPLLGKAAIMAQVSGLAEPLPAMIAATGPDAMISNRLHRVDGLDAWHRGRVVLLGDSAHAMLPTLGYGFTLGLENGFALAQALLCNCDATLESGLRRFDRRVRLRSREMVAVMSDLTDLFYFQKEGAVTRDSLQAHMARFRTLAETTLF from the coding sequence ATGAAGATCGGGATCGTCGGTGCGGGCCTCAACGGCCTCGCCTTCGCCCTGCTGCTGAAGCGTTTCGGCCTCAAGGCGGAGATCTTCGAGCGCGGCGACGGACCGCGCGATGCGGGCTCGGGCATCTATCTCTGGCCGCAGGGGGTGCAGGTGCTGCGCTTCATGATCGGCGACGATCGCGTCCTCGCGGCCGGCCAGCCGATCGAGTATCTCGACACCCATGACCGCGGCGGCCGGCTGATCCACCGTCAGCCGGTCCGGCTCGAAGGGTTCGAGTTCCCGGCCCCGGCGGTGATGTTCCACCGCACGCGCCTGTTCCGCCTCCTGCGGGAGGCGCTCGACGCGGATGCGGTCGCCTACAACAGCGCCTGCACAGGGATCGAGCAGGACGCGGATGGGGTCACGGCCCATTTCGCGGACGGGCGCAGCCGCCGCTTCGACCTCCTGGTCGGCGCGGACGGCGTCTTCTCCGGCGTGCGCGGCTGCATCGCTCCCGAGGCGGTGGCGACCGACACCGGGGTGGCCGCCTGCCGCGGGATCGTGACCTTCTCGGATCCGGCGCTGCACGGCGATCGCTGCCAGATCTTCAGCTATGACGGGGCGCGGGTGGTGACCTATCCACTCGATGTGCGCCAGGGGCTGCGCTACTGGTTCTACGCCTACCGGCACGGCGGTCGCCCGCTTCTCGGCAAGGCGGCCATCATGGCGCAGGTCTCCGGGCTGGCCGAACCGCTCCCGGCGATGATCGCCGCCACCGGGCCGGATGCGATGATCAGCAACCGCCTGCATCGCGTCGACGGGCTCGATGCCTGGCACAGGGGACGGGTCGTCCTTCTCGGCGACAGCGCCCACGCCATGCTGCCGACCCTGGGCTACGGCTTCACCCTCGGCCTGGAGAACGGGTTCGCCCTGGCCCAGGCGCTGCTCTGCAACTGCGACGCCACGCTCGAGAGCGGCCTGCGGCGCTTCGATCGGCGGGTGCGCCTGCGCTCCCGCGAGATGGTGGCGGTGATGAGCGACCTGACGGACCTGTTCTACTTCCAGAAGGAGGGCGCCGTCACCCGGGACAGTCTTCAGGCCCATATGGCGCGGTTCCGCACCCTCGCCGAAACGACGCTGTTCTGA
- a CDS encoding acyl-CoA dehydrogenase family protein, with protein MSDDAYRHAVRAFVAARIAPAIEEWERAGAYPASLHAEAGAAGLLAFGEPPGPAPVEHPARRRILIEEITRGGSQGLTMGLASHGVSLAILAQADPDWAGPVIRTVQSGERTIALALTEPQAGSDLAALRARAEPVADGWTITGEKRFICNGTRADCLVVGAVTEAGLGLFLVERPQPGLTAEPLAAAGWRCLPLAALRFAGVPARLVVAPDRAARVLQRALAQERLNLAVMALASAECVRDAALHHARTRMVRGASLDAMSHIRQRLAEIATRIALARCFVDSTAATAEASRIAMAKNAAVAALEEAARTAVQILGAAGCVAPSVVERTQRDAPLIAIGGGTTEVMNEIIARSLAKETPAP; from the coding sequence ATGAGCGACGATGCCTATCGCCATGCGGTGCGCGCCTTCGTGGCTGCACGGATCGCCCCCGCGATCGAGGAATGGGAGCGGGCGGGCGCCTATCCGGCGAGCCTGCATGCCGAGGCGGGGGCCGCCGGCCTCCTCGCCTTCGGTGAGCCGCCCGGGCCCGCCCCGGTCGAGCATCCGGCGCGCCGGCGCATCCTGATCGAGGAGATCACCCGCGGCGGGTCGCAGGGCCTGACCATGGGACTCGCCTCGCACGGAGTGAGCCTCGCCATCCTGGCGCAGGCCGACCCGGACTGGGCCGGGCCGGTGATCCGCACCGTGCAGTCCGGGGAGCGGACCATCGCGCTCGCTCTCACCGAGCCGCAGGCCGGCTCCGACCTCGCGGCCCTGAGGGCGCGGGCGGAGCCGGTAGCAGACGGCTGGACCATCACCGGCGAGAAGCGTTTCATCTGCAACGGCACGCGGGCCGATTGCCTCGTGGTCGGGGCGGTGACGGAGGCCGGGCTCGGCCTGTTCCTGGTGGAGCGCCCGCAGCCGGGCCTGACCGCCGAGCCTCTGGCGGCGGCGGGCTGGCGCTGCCTGCCGCTCGCGGCGCTGCGCTTCGCCGGGGTTCCGGCGCGCCTCGTCGTGGCGCCGGACCGGGCAGCCCGGGTGCTGCAGCGGGCGCTCGCCCAGGAACGGCTCAACCTCGCCGTGATGGCGCTGGCCTCCGCGGAATGCGTGCGCGACGCTGCGTTGCATCATGCCCGCACGCGGATGGTGCGCGGCGCCTCCCTGGATGCGATGTCCCATATCCGCCAGCGCCTGGCGGAGATCGCCACCCGCATCGCCCTCGCCCGCTGCTTCGTCGATTCGACCGCCGCGACCGCCGAGGCCTCCCGCATCGCCATGGCCAAGAACGCCGCGGTCGCGGCGCTCGAGGAGGCGGCCCGAACGGCCGTGCAGATCCTCGGCGCGGCCGGATGCGTCGCGCCCTCGGTGGTCGAACGCACCCAGCGCGACGCGCCGCTCATCGCCATCGGCGGCGGCACCACCGAAGTCATGAACGAGATCATCGCCCGCAGCCTCGCCAAGGAGACGCCAGCCCCATGA
- a CDS encoding PaaI family thioesterase — MTTIPDHALRHSRALLDHVFQRQCGLTLVEQEPGRCLCRLTVTPAIDNLSHCLHGGVTYAMLDVTSMLATLPLLGPDEYAVSTSMAVSILTAVPRNTEAEFESQVVRAGRTMIFTSCRAVRIGQDGRRTVFATGQITKARLRQDIRALTRAA; from the coding sequence ATGACGACGATCCCCGATCACGCGTTGCGCCACAGCCGCGCGCTGCTCGACCATGTGTTCCAGCGCCAGTGCGGCCTCACGCTCGTGGAGCAGGAGCCCGGCCGGTGCCTGTGCCGCCTGACCGTCACGCCCGCCATCGACAATCTCAGCCATTGCCTGCATGGCGGCGTGACCTACGCCATGCTCGACGTGACCAGCATGCTGGCGACCCTGCCGCTTCTCGGACCCGACGAATATGCCGTCAGCACCAGCATGGCGGTTTCGATCCTGACCGCGGTCCCGCGCAATACAGAGGCGGAATTCGAAAGCCAGGTCGTTCGCGCGGGCCGCACGATGATCTTCACCAGCTGCCGGGCCGTGCGGATCGGGCAGGATGGCCGGAGAACCGTCTTCGCCACCGGGCAGATCACGAAAGCGCGTCTGCGCCAGGACATTCGCGCCTTGACCCGCGCGGCCTGA